The Microlunatus soli genome contains the following window.
GCGTTGCCCGAGGCGAGTTCGAGTCGTCGGAGTTGATCATCGGTACGGGCCAGCGCGGCCGCCGCGGCGGTGTCCGGCTCGATCAGCTCGCGGGCGCCGATCAGCTCCAGCACCGACTCCTTGGTCAGCGGCGCCCGGTGCGGGTTGACCATCACCGCCCGGTCGATCGTCGGGCCGACATAGGTGCCGGATCCGTGGCGCAGTTCGACAGCGCCGGTCGCTTCCAGTTGACGCAGCGCCTCCCGGATCGTCGGGGTGGTGACCTCGAATCGGCTGGCCAGCGTCCGGGCCGACGGGATCGCGTCGCCAGTGGTCAGCCCGTCGGTCCGGATCAGGTCCAGGATCGCGTCGGCCAGCCGTCCCGACAGACTGTCGGTTCGCGAGAGGCTCGTGGGGGGCGGAGTGATCGACGACAACGGCGGCATCCTTACGCTCGAACTGGTGAAGTGACTAAATCACTTGCTCACCTTGGTGTCAACCCCTTCGCGACTGTCGGCACGGGCAAGGGGCATGGGATCTTGGGGTGGGAGGCGTTGTGTTGAGGTTCGATGTTCTCGGACCGTTCCGGATCCGTCGGGACGGTGTCGAGCTCAGCCTGCACGGACGCGTCCAGCGGCTGCTGCTGGCCATCCTTCTGGTGCACCCAAACCGACCGGTTCCGGCCGACGTCCTGATCGAGACCGTGTGGCCGGATGATCGATCGGGTCGTGGGCAGGCCAAGCTCCAGCTCGCCGTCCACCGGCTGCGCGCCCGACTCGACAAACCCGGCCGGCTGACGTTGGAACCGGCCGGCTATCGACTGCAGCTCTCGGCCGGCGACTGCGACATCACCGAGTTCGACCGGCTGGCCGATCGTCTGCTCCGCCCGGAGTTGTCCCAGGCTCAGATCGCCGACACGGCGCGGACGGCATTGGATCTCTGGCGTGGCGCGGCCTTCGAGGACTTCGATGAGCTGGCGACACTGCCGGAGGCGGCGCGCTGCGCGGAGCGTCGACGATGGGTGTTCGACCTCTGGTGTGAGGCCGAGCTCGGCCGTGGCCGCGGGACGGCACTGATCCCCGAATTGCGGCTGCGGTGCACCGAGGAACCGCTGCACGAGCGGTATGCGGTGCTGCTGATCCGCGCGCTGCACTCCTGCGGGCGTCCGGCCGATGCGCTGGCGGTCTACCGGCGGACCCGGTCCGCACTGTTGGAGGAGCTCGGCGTCGAACCGGGTAGCGAGCTGCAGCAGGAGCAGGCGACGGTGCTCGCCGGACAGCGCGATGACGTCGAGGACCGACCGGAGCCGGCACCGGCCGTCCGTCCGGCGCAGCTGCCACCCGCCGTCGAGCTCACCGGACGTACTCGTGAACTGTCCGCGGTCGGCGACGCTGACGGCCCGGCGCTGCGGCTGATCACCGGAATGGGCGGCGTCGGCAAGACCTCGATCGCGTTGGCCTGGGCACACCGACACGCCGACGCCTACCCCGACGGTCAGCTGTTCGTCGACCTCCGCGGCTTCAGCGACGATCCGCCGGTCGACCCGGGTGAGGCACTGGAGAGTTGCCTGCGGACGGTCGGGGTGCCGTCGGAACGGGTGCCGGCCGGACTGCAGGACCGGAGCAATCTGCTCCGCAGTCTGCTGTCCTCCCGGCGGGTGCTGATCGTGTTGGACAACGCAGGATCGGCCGACCAGGTCCGGCCACTGCTTCCCGGGAGCGGTCCGGCGACGGTGATCGTGACCAGCCGGCACGCGTTACCGGGGCTGGTCGCTCGGGACGGTGCCGTCGTGACAGCCGTACGGCCGCTGACCCGCTCGGCATCGGTGCAGCTGCTCGGCGACCTGATCGGAAACCGGGCCGGCGGCGACACCGACGCGGTCCATGCGTTGGCCGAGCTGTGCGGGGATCTGCCGCTGGCACTGCGGGTGGCGGCCCAACAGGCCGTCGACCGGATCGACCAGACCATCGCCCAGTTGGTCGCCGAACTCGGCGATCAGCACGACCGGCTCGATCTTCTGGATGCCGGTGACGGACCGGCGACCGATGTCCGCGCGATCCTCTCCTGGTCCTACCGGTCGCTGCCCGAGCAGGCCGCCGAACTGTTCGCGCAGTTGGGACTGCTACCCGGTGCCGACGCCGACGTGCCGGCGCTGGCGGCCCTGAGCGGCACCTCCCGGTCGGTGGTGCGCCGCCGGCTCGACGTCCTGGTCCGGGCCCACCTGATCGACCGGTCGGTGAGAGGTCGCTACCGCCAGCACGATCTGCTGCGTGCCTACGCGGCCGAGCTTGCCGAAGGCATCGACGAGGCTCCGCGGTCCGCGGCCCGGGCCCGGCTGCTGCACTTCTACGCCCATGCCGCAGCGACGGCGGTGGCGATGGTCCGACCGGACGACGACTACAACCGTCCGGTACCGGCGCGGAGTCCTGCCGATCCGATGATCTTCGACCAGCCAGCAGCCGCCGAACGCTGGCTGGAACAGGAGCAGGGCAACGTGCTCGCGGCGGCGCACGACGCCGACCCGGCGGAGGCCGAGAGCGTGCTGGTGATCGCCGCCGCGTACGGCTGGCGACTGATCGGTCGCGGACTCGTCGGCGACGGGTTGCGGCTGCACACCCGCGAGCTCGAGCTGGCGCGGCTGGTCGGGAACCGGTACCTGGAGATGCGTGCGTTGTCCGGGATCGGCAGCTGCCGGTTCAGCCAGGGAGACTTCGACGGCGCCGAAGCGGCGTTCGAGGCGATCCGCGGGCTGCACGAGCAGCACGGGATCACCGACTCGCTCGGCGGCGTTCACGGTTATCTGGGGATCGTGGCGCTGACGCGCGGAAACCTGGCCCGAGCCGAGGCGTTGTTCTGCGAATCGATCCGGCGCTACCGGGCGTCGGACCGGGCGCTGCCGATCGCGATCGCGACGGCTCAGCACTATCGCGGCGTGATCGGACTCCGCGCCGGAGAGCCACGAGTAGCTGAACGGCACTTCCTGGCCGCGCGGTCGCTCTGCGAACAGCACGATCTGGCCTACTGCCGTCTCGATGTGCTGACCGGTCTGGCCGAAACGGCATTGGTCGACGGCGATCCGGTCGGCGCCGATGAACTGGCCCGGCAGGTCGTCGCCGAGGCACGGGCGCGGCACGCGATCAGCAGCGCTGTCCGAGCCCTGGTCATCCAGGGGCGGGCCCGGACGGCACTCGGTGATCACGCCGACGGCCGTCGACTGTTCCGGGAGGCCACCCGGATGGTCCGTCGGACCGGCACGGTGGAGGACACGATGCTGGTGTTGGACGGCTCCGCGCGAGCGATGGCCGACGGGCCAGGCGCGCTGAGGCTTTTCGCCGACGCGATCGACTACGCCGCGGAACACGGGTTCGACGGATTCCAGGCCGGTCTGCGCGCCGAACTTGCCGAGATCCTGGCCGGCAGCGGCGAACCGACGCAGGCCGTCGCCCAACTCACCCGAGCAGCACGGATCTACGCCCGGGTCGACGACCCCCGGGCAACGACCGTCGTCGCGATCCGCGACCGACTCGCCGGGTGAAAGTGCGGGGAAAGTGGCCCGGTGAATCGTCACGGGCATGACTGTCTCGTCGACGAATCATGTCCCGGCCGAGCCGACCCCGACGCGTCGTGACGGGACGCGCTATCTGTGGGACGACGAGCCCGACCTCGGCGCCGAGCATCTGGAGTTGCTCGAGCTGGTGCTCGACCCGTACTCGATCGGGCAGCTGGAACGGCTGGACCTGCCCGAACGCGCCCGCTGTCTGGAGATCGGGGCCGGCAACGGGTCGATCGCCCGCTGGCTGGCGCAGCGTCCGGACCCGGCCGTCGGATCGGTGCTGGCGACCGATCTGGACACCGCCTACCTGAGCCCGATGGCCGGCGTCAGTGTGCTCCAGCACGACATCACCGACGGCGTCCCGGGCGGCCCGTACGACCTGATCCATGCCCGGATGGTGCTCACCCACCTACCCGATCGCGACGCGGTGCTGTCCCGGTTGGTCGATGCACTCGCGCCCGGCGGCTGGCTGCTGCTGGGCGATTCAGCCGCTCCGCCCACTCTTGCCGCCCGGCCGGATCCCGCGGACGAGGAGGCGTTCCAGCGGTTCGCCCGGATGGCGTACGAGATGGTGGCACCTGCCGCCGGACAGGCACTGACCTGGGCGGGTGGCACCCACACGCTGATGCAGGACGCGGGACTGTCCGACATCCACGCCGACCGCTTCAGCTTCCTCACCCGGGGCGGCGACCTCGGCTGTCGGCTGCACCTCAACCTGAGTCGTCAGGGCGCGACCCATCTGCGGAAGGCGGGTCTGTCGGAGGAGGACCTGGACCGCTACCAGAGGCTGTTGATGAAGCCGAGCTTCCGCAGCTGGTTCTACCAACTCGTCTACACCCGTGGTCGCAAACCGCAAGCCCGTCCGTCCGACCCGGTCAGGCCGCGCGGCGGCTGACCGGTCCGACCGCGCCGGGGAACTCGCCGCACATCCGCAGACCGGCGTTGATCAGCAGCTCTCCGACCGATCGCCGGAACGCTACCTTGTCCTGCGGCCGGCCGGTTCGCCGGCGGAACTCTCGGGCCAGGCGCCCGTCGGCGGCTCGGCGCAGCCGCTCCTGATAGAGCTGATTGGGTTCGGAATGATGCATGAGCATGGCAGGTCCTGTCGAAGGGTCGGGGAAATTTGCCTTGCTTCCTCGAAAGGGCATCAACTGATTCCATCCTCTGCTGCTGGTGTTACACATCGCTTGCGAAGCGGTTACACGTCAGTTCGGTGCGCTGTGGTCTTGCTCACCAGGCGTAGGAGATCAGCTCCGCCAACACCTCCTCGGCATCGACCGGCAGCCCGCGGGTCGCGAACCAATTGCAGACGTTGCGGCAGTCCCGGGCCAGGAAGTCCATCCCGTTGGAGTTGCCGACGATGTCCACCACCTGCGGCACGTCGATGATCACCAGCCGGTCGCCGGCGGCCAGGATGTTGAACGGGGACAGGTCGCCGTGTGCCTGCTGACGACCGGCCAGCACCGCCATCGCCTGGTGCAGCTGGTCCCAGTAGTTGCGGAGTTGATCATGATCCGGCCGGGTCTGGGCCAACCGTGGCGCGACCTCGCCGTCACGGTCGGTGATCAACTCCATCAGGATCTCGGTGCCGTCCAGCTGGATCGGGTAGGGGACCGGGAGGCCGGCCTCCCAGAGCTCGCACAGGGTGCCGAACTCCGCGCCCGCCCACTGCCCGGCCTGCACCGAACGGCCGTGCGCGGTGTGTTTGGCCATCGCTCGGCGGTCGCGGGTGTTCCGGGTCTTGCGGGCGTCGCTGTAGCCGGCGTCACGATGGAACTGACGATGCTCGGCTTCCCGATAACGTTTGGCGGCCAGCACGGTCGCAGCATCGTCGGTGGCACGTTCGAGCAGGAAGACATCGGCCTCCTTGCCCGTCTTCAGGATGCCCAGCTCGGTCTCGATCGCGCCGGACGCGGTGATCACCCAGTCGGGGACAGGCTCCGGACCGGTCAGGACACCGATCTCGTCGTAGCGGGACCAGCGTTGATCGTCGTCGAGGTCGACGGTCGGGATGAAGGTGAAATCAAAGGGGTCGGGATGGGCCTGACGAGGCAACTGCTCGTCGGGCAGATCGTGACGGTGCAACTTCTACTCCTGGGAAGAGGATCGAGGTGTGGGCGCGATCCAGTGCGGCAGTCATGGCGCGACCTCCTTCTTCCCGGCGCTCGCCCGAGCGGGGCGGCGCAGCTGTAGCAGTTCCGGCCACCTTGTAGCAAAAGAACTCGGGCCCGCAAGTTGTTTTCCCTCCGTGACTCCTACCGGGGTACGTTGGGCGCCACAGGCGGGTGACGAGGTCGACATCCCTGAGCCGAGTCGACTGCCTGGCCGGGGCCCACGCTCAGCGATCAGGTGGGTGCCGGAGTCGGGCCATTAGGCGTTGCACACCCCCGCCACGCCGGTGCTCGACATCGAGGCAGATTTCGGGTGCTGCGGTGATCCCGCAACGGAGCGAGAGGATGCACGAGGATGAGCGAGGAGAGTGGGTCGGCCGCGGAGGTCGACTTCATTCAGTTGCTGACGCCGGAGGGTATGCGCGTCAGCAATGACGAGTACGAGTTCGCCGGCACCGACGAGCAGATCGCCGGCTTCTACCGCGACATGGTGCTGACCCGCCGGGTGGATACCGAAGCCACCGCCCTGCAACGGCAGGGTGAGCTGGGGCTGTGGGCGTCCTGTCTGGGTCAGGAGGCCGCGCAGGTCGGGTCCGGCCGGGCGATCGGCGGCCAGGACCACGTCTTCCCCAGCTATCGCGAGCACGGTGTCGCCCTGGCCATGGGCGTCGACCCGGTCGATGTGCTGCGGCTGTTCCGGGGCGTCGACCTGGGCGGTTGGGACACCGAGAAGACCCGGTTCAACCTCTACACCGTGGTGATCGGTGCCCAGACACTGCACGCCACCGGCTACGCGATGGGGATGGAGCGTGACGGCAACGTCGGCACCGGCGACCCGGATCGCGACGCCGCCGTGATCGCCTATCTCGGAGACGGTGCCACCAGCCAGGGCGACGTCAGCGAGGCGTTCGTCTTCTCCAGTTCCTACAACGCCCCGGTGGTGTTCTTCTGCCAGAACAACCAGTGGGCGATCTCCGAGCCGATCGAGCGACAGTCCCGGATTCCCTTGTACAGAAGGTCGTCCGGCTTCGGCATCCCCGGCGTCCGGGTGGACGGCAACGATGTGCTTGCCGTGCACGCCGTCACCACCAAGGCGATGGAACGGGCCCGGTCCGGCAACGGTCCGACCTTCATCGAGGCCTACACCTACCGGATGGGTGCACACACCACGTCGGACGATCCGACCAAATACCGGTTGGACGACGAGGTCCAGCATTGGCAGTTGAAGGATCCGATCGCCCGGGTCCGTGCCTATCTGACCCGCAACGGTGCGGTCGGCGAGACCTTTTTCGACGAGGTCGAGGCCGAGGCAAATGATCTTGCTGCCGACGTCCGGGGTCGCTGCTTGGCGATGCCGGATCCGGAGTTGCTGGATGCCTTCGACGACGTCTACGCCGAGCAGACCCCTTACCTGGCTGAACAGAAGGCCGACTATTCCAGCTATCTCGACAGCTTCATCGGGGGTGCACGATGAGTCGGATCACCATCGGCAAGGCGTTGAACGCCGGCCTACGGCGCGCGTTGGAAGCCGATCCCAAGGTCGTCCTGGCCGGTGAGGACATCGGCAAGCTCGGCGGCGTCTTCCGGGTCACCGAGGGCCTGCAGAAGGATTTCGGCGAGGCCCGGGTGATCGACTCGCCGCTGGCCGAGTCCGGCATCATCGGGACCGCCGTCGGGATGGCGATGCGCGGCTACCGGCCGGTCTGCGAGATGCAGTTCGACGGCTTCACGATGCCGGCGTTCGATCAGATCGTCAATCAGGTCGCCAAGATGCACAACCGGTCCCGGGGGCGGATCAGGATGCCGATGGTGATCAGGATCCCGTTCGGCGGCGGCATCGGCGCGGTCGAGCATCACAGCGAATCGCCGGAGTCCTACTTCTGCCACACCGCCGGTCTGAAGGTGGTGTCGGTGTCGAACGCCAACGACGCCTACTGGATGATCCAGCAGGCCGTGGCGTCGGACGATCCGGTGATCTTCTTCGAGCCAAAACGGCGGTACCACGAACGGGGCGAGGTCGACGAGGCGGGCCGGCCCCAGCCACTGCACAGTGCAACGATCGTCAAGCCAGGCAGCGATCTGACGTTGTTGGCGTACGGTCCGATGGTCAAGGTCTGTGTCGACGCAGCGACCGCCGCCGAGGACGAGGATCGCAACCTGGAAGTCATCGACCTGCGTTCGCTGTCCCCGCTGGACATGTCGGTGATCATCGAGTCGGCGCAGCGTACCGGCCGGGTCGTCGCGGTCCACGAGGCGGCGACCAGTGGTGGTCTCGGCGCCGAGATCGCGGCGCGCGTGACCGAGCGTTGTTTCTACTCCCTGGAAGCTCCGGTGCTCCGGGTCGGAGGCTTCGACATGCCGTACCCCGCCAGCCGGTTGGAGGACGAATACCTTCCCGATCTTGATCGGGTGCTGGACGCCGTCGACCGTTCGTTGGCCTACTGACCCGAGGAGAGGATCACGCGATGAAGCAGTTCCTGTTGCCGGATCCGGGCGAGGGTCTGGTCGAGGCCGAGATCGTCAGCTGGCATGTCAAGGCCGGCGACCAGGTCAAGATCAACGACATCCTGCTCGAGGTCGAGACCAGTAAGTCGATCGTGGAGTTGCCCAGCCCGTACGCGGGTACCGTCGGCGAGTTGATGGTCGCCGAAGGTGACACGGTCGAGGTCGGCACGCCGATCATCTCCATCGACGACGGGACCGGTCCGGCCACACCGACGGAATCGGCCGCAGCGCCGGCAGCGGAGGGCGACGAGGGCGGTGAACGGGTCGCGAATCTGGTCGGCTACGGCCCCCGCGCCGCGCAGACCAAGCGCCGGGCCCGCAAACCGGCGGCGACTCCGCCGGCCGAACCGCACCAGGCCGTCGCCGACGCCTTCACCACCGCTCACCCGGTCTCGCACCGACCGGAGGAGCCGGCACCGCTGCAGCCGGTGCCGGCCGAGCCGGTGGGCGCGCCGTTGCCGCCGCCCGGTCAAGCACCCGCCGAGCCGCACCCGGCCGGGGGAGCGGTGCTGGCCAAGCCACCGGTTCGCAAGCTG
Protein-coding sequences here:
- a CDS encoding class I SAM-dependent methyltransferase, with product MTVSSTNHVPAEPTPTRRDGTRYLWDDEPDLGAEHLELLELVLDPYSIGQLERLDLPERARCLEIGAGNGSIARWLAQRPDPAVGSVLATDLDTAYLSPMAGVSVLQHDITDGVPGGPYDLIHARMVLTHLPDRDAVLSRLVDALAPGGWLLLGDSAAPPTLAARPDPADEEAFQRFARMAYEMVAPAAGQALTWAGGTHTLMQDAGLSDIHADRFSFLTRGGDLGCRLHLNLSRQGATHLRKAGLSEEDLDRYQRLLMKPSFRSWFYQLVYTRGRKPQARPSDPVRPRGG
- a CDS encoding AfsR/SARP family transcriptional regulator, translated to MRFDVLGPFRIRRDGVELSLHGRVQRLLLAILLVHPNRPVPADVLIETVWPDDRSGRGQAKLQLAVHRLRARLDKPGRLTLEPAGYRLQLSAGDCDITEFDRLADRLLRPELSQAQIADTARTALDLWRGAAFEDFDELATLPEAARCAERRRWVFDLWCEAELGRGRGTALIPELRLRCTEEPLHERYAVLLIRALHSCGRPADALAVYRRTRSALLEELGVEPGSELQQEQATVLAGQRDDVEDRPEPAPAVRPAQLPPAVELTGRTRELSAVGDADGPALRLITGMGGVGKTSIALAWAHRHADAYPDGQLFVDLRGFSDDPPVDPGEALESCLRTVGVPSERVPAGLQDRSNLLRSLLSSRRVLIVLDNAGSADQVRPLLPGSGPATVIVTSRHALPGLVARDGAVVTAVRPLTRSASVQLLGDLIGNRAGGDTDAVHALAELCGDLPLALRVAAQQAVDRIDQTIAQLVAELGDQHDRLDLLDAGDGPATDVRAILSWSYRSLPEQAAELFAQLGLLPGADADVPALAALSGTSRSVVRRRLDVLVRAHLIDRSVRGRYRQHDLLRAYAAELAEGIDEAPRSAARARLLHFYAHAAATAVAMVRPDDDYNRPVPARSPADPMIFDQPAAAERWLEQEQGNVLAAAHDADPAEAESVLVIAAAYGWRLIGRGLVGDGLRLHTRELELARLVGNRYLEMRALSGIGSCRFSQGDFDGAEAAFEAIRGLHEQHGITDSLGGVHGYLGIVALTRGNLARAEALFCESIRRYRASDRALPIAIATAQHYRGVIGLRAGEPRVAERHFLAARSLCEQHDLAYCRLDVLTGLAETALVDGDPVGADELARQVVAEARARHAISSAVRALVIQGRARTALGDHADGRRLFREATRMVRRTGTVEDTMLVLDGSARAMADGPGALRLFADAIDYAAEHGFDGFQAGLRAELAEILAGSGEPTQAVAQLTRAARIYARVDDPRATTVVAIRDRLAG
- a CDS encoding serine protein kinase RIO, with amino-acid sequence MHRHDLPDEQLPRQAHPDPFDFTFIPTVDLDDDQRWSRYDEIGVLTGPEPVPDWVITASGAIETELGILKTGKEADVFLLERATDDAATVLAAKRYREAEHRQFHRDAGYSDARKTRNTRDRRAMAKHTAHGRSVQAGQWAGAEFGTLCELWEAGLPVPYPIQLDGTEILMELITDRDGEVAPRLAQTRPDHDQLRNYWDQLHQAMAVLAGRQQAHGDLSPFNILAAGDRLVIIDVPQVVDIVGNSNGMDFLARDCRNVCNWFATRGLPVDAEEVLAELISYAW
- the pdhA gene encoding pyruvate dehydrogenase (acetyl-transferring) E1 component subunit alpha, whose protein sequence is MSEESGSAAEVDFIQLLTPEGMRVSNDEYEFAGTDEQIAGFYRDMVLTRRVDTEATALQRQGELGLWASCLGQEAAQVGSGRAIGGQDHVFPSYREHGVALAMGVDPVDVLRLFRGVDLGGWDTEKTRFNLYTVVIGAQTLHATGYAMGMERDGNVGTGDPDRDAAVIAYLGDGATSQGDVSEAFVFSSSYNAPVVFFCQNNQWAISEPIERQSRIPLYRRSSGFGIPGVRVDGNDVLAVHAVTTKAMERARSGNGPTFIEAYTYRMGAHTTSDDPTKYRLDDEVQHWQLKDPIARVRAYLTRNGAVGETFFDEVEAEANDLAADVRGRCLAMPDPELLDAFDDVYAEQTPYLAEQKADYSSYLDSFIGGAR
- a CDS encoding FadR/GntR family transcriptional regulator, with protein sequence MSSITPPPTSLSRTDSLSGRLADAILDLIRTDGLTTGDAIPSARTLASRFEVTTPTIREALRQLEATGAVELRHGSGTYVGPTIDRAVMVNPHRAPLTKESVLELIGARELIEPDTAAAAALARTDDQLRRLELASGNALNPPGDRPVAYHFHIELAAATGNRLMRELIESLILVRGRQQRAIRRLYDERERDHREHLEILAAVHDRDPAQARQLTRDHLAHIREAISSADLQADAAAADGDR
- a CDS encoding alpha-ketoacid dehydrogenase subunit beta, which encodes MSRITIGKALNAGLRRALEADPKVVLAGEDIGKLGGVFRVTEGLQKDFGEARVIDSPLAESGIIGTAVGMAMRGYRPVCEMQFDGFTMPAFDQIVNQVAKMHNRSRGRIRMPMVIRIPFGGGIGAVEHHSESPESYFCHTAGLKVVSVSNANDAYWMIQQAVASDDPVIFFEPKRRYHERGEVDEAGRPQPLHSATIVKPGSDLTLLAYGPMVKVCVDAATAAEDEDRNLEVIDLRSLSPLDMSVIIESAQRTGRVVAVHEAATSGGLGAEIAARVTERCFYSLEAPVLRVGGFDMPYPASRLEDEYLPDLDRVLDAVDRSLAY